ACACCCGGGCCAACCTCATCCTCTGCCGCAGGGACTACCTGAGGTAACCCTAACAGACTAAATGAGGCATTGGAAAATGAATTGAATGATTCACCGTTCAAAACAAATCATCCCAGCACCCAGGTCAAGTGCAGAGTACGCAGTACTGATAACGTTAAAGCAGATAATGTAAGAGGCTGAAAGGGCCGACTGAAGGTCCACTCAGGATCCAAGTCTAAGGAAAGAGTCTGATAATGTAACAGAGATTTTAACTTCAATCTAAGAGCTTCTCATCGACAAGCTGGCTGAAACTGAAGAAGGAAAGTGTGCAGATTTGCAACATACATGAGGACAGATGTACATGAGTGAGCAGCCTTGGTTTGCTCAAGATTTTACCAAATACAATAATGCATGTACCATAAACTACCGTGTTTCAACTCAGATGATGCTTTAGGCAAATTTAATAAAGCGCCCAGTACAGGCAGGCAGCCAAATTTCACAAAATCACAGAGACTGTTCACAGCTGCTTTTGCCCCAAACTTAGCAAAACCTCACAGGTGAGTCATGTTTCTTAGATACTACAAAGACCTCAATGAATAAATCAAGTCCAAGCATGTTTTACCCACGTTTGGatgtctgttttcactcatcATATCGGGACTCTGTGGTGTGTATTGAAGTCGTCAGTGGACACACACTTTTGTGCCTTCTTGTATTTGAAAagtgtttcttgttttgtttggacCTTTTCTATTCTACAGTAGCAGAATAAGCAGACTGTCGACCTTTCAGTTTGCTTCAGTCTTTGTTAAAAGAGAGTGAAGCCAGAATAGTGGAGCATGTGGTTTGTGACTGCTCAGCGTTCTCTGGTTATTTAACCTTTCTTATGAACTTTCATGCCaattttacttatttttcaGACAATATataatgaaaagacaaagaaaggagagagcagagagtgaagcTGGCATagaatgacaacatttttgatgATATTGTGTGCTATTTGATCATGGAATATGTAATGATAGATAGCAAAATAATTTAACCTTTTGTGAAATACGCTCATTTTCTTTCTCGCTGAGAATGAGATGCATATCTACAGCATACCTTCCAGCATATCTGGGTGGGGTCTAATGTGCTCACAGCCCTTGAATTGGGTTGTGGGTTGCCAGTTTGAGGTGACAGGTGGTTTGAAATTGTATGCAGTTTGCAGATTTTGTGCAGATTGTGcttcacacacagtctggcAACATGACTACATGGTTGtcagacaaacatgcaaaacttATGGATCCATGTATGATGATAATTCATATTAAAGTGTAAGGGCCACGTGGGAATTTccttggagaaaaaaacaaaatgggaGTTTAGGCAGGCGTGGAAACAGCTCGCTTGCTCTGACGATAAGCGAGTCGCTGTGTTAAGAAGTGTTTTGTGCTAGACTATGTCTTTGCACATGCACATCAGAGATCCTGATAGCTGGAAATTATTAGCTTTGGAGAGAACCAAGCTAACTGCTTctccttgtttccagtctgttatgctaagctaaacacTAATCTAACagtctcctggctccagctccatatTTGTGTCGCTTTcttttcccaaaatgctttAAGTACATTACTTTGAGCCAAGGAAAAAAAGTGTCTATTATACCTACAGTATCTGCTATGTAATGAGACTGGAGGTTTCTAACACTAAACACACTCTGAAGCACTTCAAACCCTTTAGATAAAGATAAATGTTTTTAGATCGCATGAACagctcaattcaattcaattcaattcaattcaattcaattcaattcaattcaattcaattcaattcaattcaattcaattcaatttgtatagcgccaaatcacaacagaagttgtctcaggacactttccatatagcgctggtacagaccaagctcttttatctacaaagaaaccaacaattgtATCCAGCTCCTGGATAAAATCCTTTAAAGTGTGGTTATTCATCACTTGACCTCTCGGGCCTGTGACTCACTAGAAAAtgaatttcttttatttaaagcaTGTTTTAAATATGGATTTAAACAGGTTTTAAACAGTTGACCATGAATCTTGATGACACCACATATATACAAACCTAAACCTGGCTCAAACGGCTCTTCTGAGAGTCATATACCCTTCATTTTCTAGCCTGAAATAACGATGTCTGGTGTCAGGTCAGCAGGAGAACTCCTGATATCTCAGCCACGTTGCTGAACTCATGTGTTAGTCTCATGTACAATCCAGCTGGATTTGGTTGGAGCTAAGTCTCTCATTAGCTGCACTGCACTTAAGAGACCAAAACCCTTTTTGACAGTTAAATTGGCAAGATTGCCTCCTGTTTTCCTCATCATTGCGAGGGTGCAGACCAAAAGCCTTTGAAGAGCAGGATTAAAACCATGTGATTTCTTTTAATTGGACCATTAGTAGAGAATTAGCATTGAGCCTCGTAGCCTCGTTAAGGAGACTGAAAAAACCCACCAGGTGCCTGTTCAGGACTCAGGCTCGTTAGATCAGAACATTCGGTTAATTAGGGCTCTCTTTTGTTCCAGTGTTGGTCACTCGTTTGATGACGTTTTTCATTGTCGTACGAAGCTCTGGGACTCTGGGACACACATGCTCGccactttcctccctccttttgcAAATGTCGTTTGTCACGACAGTTCCTCCCCAAACCTCCTTTTCTGTTTGGCCTCTAATGGAATATGGAAATCGGGAGCGGCCACTTATCTTCATGTGTGTCAGGCTCTTAGGGAGCCGTTTGTTCATTCTTTTAGAGGTGAATGAGAGGTGAAGCAATCTGCAGCTGGTCAGCACTGACTCACAGAgtatttaaaaacaacacagggTTTGTTCTCAGGTAGTTTGAGGACATAGTTCAAAAGTTGTCAGATAAATTAGTTTCAGAAGAGTGTAATAAATTGACTCCCAAGTTCTCAAGTTCTAAAGTCAGTGTGATGTcctgtgaggaaaaaaacacccatCTGGTTCTTATAGTGACATTTTCATATAAATTCTGACATTCTCATATCAGGGAATCTCCATTTTGCTGCTCTCTATCAGCAGCTGATATAATCCAGTAGGGATCCAAGTTATATCCCTTTCATGAAAGCTTTTACTTTGACACTCGCTTCACTTCTATGAAAAGTCTCTCATGGTTCACAAGAAGCGAAGCATTTGACGTTTCCTacaaaaataagaacaaaaaagTAGTAATCCTGCCTTCATGCAATGTTGGCAGAATAGGAAGGAACACTGTTACGACGTGGGAGTGCATTATTCCAAGATGGTTAACCGCGTTGTTAGCTCTTAATTGCACCAAATACACCAATGGAAACAAAGCCTAACCTATCAAGTTGAAATGAGTAGAACCAGATAATAACTTGTTAACTCTACAAAATGGTACACAAAATTTTAATTAGTTATCAAGGAATGAATAGGGAATACATCAGGCTAACTGTTAATTAATGAATTACTAAAAAGTACTTCCTGATTAACTGTGAATCTAAGACTAAATAAGAGATAATGATGAGTTAGACAACAGACTTTACGCTACTTTATTATGAAACGATATGTGAGGATTATTTTCTAGATACAGTACGAAACAAGTGTGATGAACCATGGTACTTGAGGGGGCACACACATATTAAAGACGTAACCAGAAATCAGTAGTGGTTGGTTATGTGCTGCTGACTTGCTGAGTCATTTCTATAAACAGTTGATCAGGAAGTGGACAGTATATCCTAACTATTAGTCACTAGGTAGTCCCTAATTTGTCTCAAAATTATGTTTTCTATCTTGTAAGGTGATACCGATACTGTTTAGGCTATATAGCTAACtctgtagcatgttagcacgtgCCTCTGTGGATTGCAATGTTGATTGGTTCATCAGTTGTAGTCCAGAGTGAAATATCCCAAAactattgaatggattgccagaaaaagacatttacagTGCCCTAATGACTTGGATGATCTTCTGACTTTGGCATCAATGGCATCATTGATATTTGTGGTTTGAAGTGAACTGTCTCCATAATTGCAGCTTGGATTGTTATGAAATTTTgtacattcatgttcccctcaggatgaaacGCAAGCACATAGCCCTCAGGTCAAAATTTAAATATtctggtttatgaccaaatacctgtgACACAAACAAtcacttcagctgcagctgcactttgtgtttagtgctagttagcaaacattagcatgctaatgcacTAGGCTATGatagtaaacattatacctgctgaacGTCAACATGTTGTCGTTGTCATTGTGAGCCacgttagcatggctgtagtcTCTTGGTCTCATtaattagctaacattagcttgatTGTATCAGTATTAACTTTGGATTTTACCTACATTTAACCACAGCGTGgctttgtggttattttggCTCTGGATTGTTGACATTTCTGCAGGTATCTCCCGCCATGTGGGAGATACCATAGTTATCtctcattttttcattttcaattccACATGTCTCCTACTCAGAATAACAATGAGGAGGCTGATGTGAATGTTTATTCCTACTTGGCTGCTCGTAATTATGATTCCTACAATAGGATGCAGGCACTGCATTAGTGGTAGCCGCAATAAACCAGCAATAATCTGAAGGAAATGCTGTTTACCATTTTAAAACAAGTGATTATTTGTACCCGTGCAACATCTGTAGCATTGACTCAGACGCAGTGTCTGGTTGAACTACTTTTTCGGCCTGTCCTCCCTTTGTataagtgtttttttcccctctttaaCTCCTGGCTGAAATGTATCTAAGTGCGTCCAGACTAGAGGTCTGCTTGTCGccctctttccctctgcagGCTCTTTGGGGTGACGGGGAACTGTGCAGCCTGCAGTAAGCTGATCCCTGCCTTTGAGATGGTGATGAGAGCCAGAGACAACGTCTACCATTTAGACTGCTTCGCCTGTCAGCTCTGCCGCCAGAGGTAAGATTAGGGGAGCAATTAGCCAGGGAGATCAAATTCAGTCGACTTATCTGGGAGGTGTACTAGTGAGCTCACTGGTTGTCCTGAGCACATTATTAAAGCATTGCAATCAGAATGTGATGAAATTTACTGCACAATTTAAAACCTCAAGGGGTTAAAGACTACATATCTCACTTGGGTAGCTAATCAGCCAGCAATCATGCAAGATTAATTTTCTGATTATCATAACAGTGGATATATGCTGAAAATATGCCTGAAATGCTCCACTGGGACATCATGATTCACTTCAGCTCAAGCAAGAACCAGGACCCAGttccatattttttatttttctctgcagatttTGCGTGGGAGACAAGTTTTTCTTGAAGAACAACATGATCCTGTGCCAGCTGGACTATGAAGGAGGCCATCTTAATGGCAGCACAGACAGGCAGCCTCAGTAAGAGGTAACATTGTGATGACGATGAATTACAGtcccagacagctgctgctctgacagttTGAACTAAACCATGCGCTGAGATATCTGGAAGGTATACAAGTGAGCTCACTAGCTCATCCCAAATATGACCATATGTAGACATGAGACTTCAAACCAGAGGCTGCTGACATTAGCAAGAGAATGCCCAGATAAGTTGTAGCATATTATCTTTGAAGCCGTCTGCATTACGTGACATTGTGTGGATGCATATGTTAAGTTTTGAAGGCAGTTTAGGAAAATGGATTGCCGACCGATAATTTAATCCATGTTGTGTATCATGTCAGGTTTCTGAGGCACATACAGCCAGCTGAGAGCTAGATGTATCTACTTTAAAGATGAAACTCGTGTCAAATGTGCCTTACAATCCTCTCAATCAAGTAGataatcatttgcattttaaatcagGAAAACAAGCTGGTAGTTTTACCTTGTGGAGCAGCAACCTGCCAGGCTTCAAGTTAGCCTAGTTTGTGACCAAACCACAGTCGTTCCAGACCAATCATTGTCCTATGAGGAACTACCAGCAGCTACAGGTGTGGTTTAGGTGTGATGACGGCGAGAGACTGTTTGCTATAGCAATAGCAATAGCTATAGCAGCAGTTAAGTCAGAActggagagtatttcttcattgaaaaTAGAGCAAAGAACAGCACTGAAGGATTTTCTTCACCCTTCTCCTGACTGGCTTCTGCAACAGTTTCACTATCTGACTAAGTCATATCActcattgatctgattggttaaaGTTAGCTTATGATTGACCGTGATAGACTGATAGTTCACCCAATCACCTGCCAAATATGTTTTGAAAACGCCTGTCCTTTTTTCAAACAGTTTCCAAGGAGAGCTTCCGTCCTAACACGATTATGACCCAAATCTGCAGCTCTAAGGAGCTTTTTggcctcttttagctcattgttttggttgtaATGAGCAAGTGCTGTGTATGTTAATATCATCGCTCACATAAAATCCATTTCCAGATGCATTTGTTTGTCCTCTCTCATCATCTTACTGTCCCTCAATGCATCACCGGCTGATGTCTGGATTTGGAGCGCTCTCTTTTTGGGAAATCCCAGTTTTCAAACAGGTACCTCTCATTGCCGCTGGAAGCCACTAAGTTGCCTGCCTGTCTAAACACGTCTAAAGGCCGTCTTCAAAGCTTTGAATGGCAGACAAATAAATCCTGTGGGAGCAGAGCTCTTCCTGCATTGATGGGTGTGAGCAGCGGTCGGCCGGGAGGGGAGATGGGAGAGGCCTGAAAGCAAGTGCAGCAAATACCACGAAATCCACAATTATGAGGGTTTCAGGGTCTGCCTTGGTTCAAAAACATCGCCAAAAGCCACCAGCAGCCCAACCTATCATTATAATACTAAGTCTACAACTACACTTCATAAAATATACAACACCACACTGGACATGTAATAGACTCTGGGGGTGGAGAGTTTTTACTTTTGGTTGGTTTTAGGTCTTCCAGAGTTCATGTTGAGATAACTTTAGACTTCAGGAgatcattttcctttttctgcatGAAACCTTGACTGACTCTGaaggtttttgtcacatttgttgTTAACTGAGGTGAAAAATGAGGAATCGTTGATACATCATGCGCTCAGATGTTTGTCATTTGCTGTATATTTTGTTTGGAGAGCATTAAAACGGGAGTACTTCAGAAATGTGGCTCCAACACTGTAATTTTGATAAAAGGGTTACACTGAAGGTTTTTTGGCTTCCACATGCTGTAACTCTCTCTGACTTTTCTCTAAAGACTCAAATAGCTTTGttgattttggattttttgtacatttatttaaactTTTGTCAAAGACTTCTAAATGTGACCACTGGACCACTGCTTTTTATAAGTGTATTTTTCTTGGTTCCTGCCCCTCCTGAATTTAATATATCTGACATGAGCGTCATGCCTCTGGGTTAAATGAAAGAGCTACAGAAATAAGGACAATAAATATGTGCTTCTGCATTAATTTTGAATACAATATTGATGAAATTTAATTGGGAAACATGATTAGACAAGTGACATTTTGCTTAGGTGGAAATTACTTCTATTCAAACCTCCTACTTAGTTATACAACTTCTAGGAATTAGCTGAAATCAAGCTCATTAAATCCTTAACTCAAAATACTGAAGTGAAAACAGGGAAATGTACTTAAAGGATAAAGCTCTTTTCATGGGCCATGTGAACtatgagaaaaatacagaataatacCTGCCTTATTtaacaaaacaggacaaaaatacACATGTTCATTTCCTCAGTTGTAAATGGGTTAGAGGCAGGATTTTGCCTAAGTATGAAAGTGGAGCTGATCATGGGACTCAAAGTGCGATTTTACCATGAATCAGGTACAATACTTTCTGGTCCCCTCTGGTACTTACATGTAGGTACAGAGGAAGGATACAAGACTATCAGGAACAGAGTCAAAATTGAGCATTTTAGAGGAAATAAATGACACTCAGAAGTACTTTTTGTAAACAGTAGTACCTTCATGGTACAGTACTACCGGTTTGAACAACACGAATATTCTGCAGAACctatttcacagttttttctAGCTATATACATCTAGAGATGTACTTTGAGACCTCGTCAGTGATAGTACAATACAGTACACATAAAAAACCAGCAACCATATAAAATACAACAGATTATGATCCTAATGCGGTGCAGCGATGTAGCTTTTGGGAAGGAAGCTCAAGTCTTGAAGTAATCATTGAGGTGTCAGTTATTTATGGAGTACAGCAACATACTGTACTTCCAGAGAGCTCAGCAGGTTAAACAGGTGTCCACTGCACAGGCAATTCAGCCAACCAGCTTATGCTCTTTGGATTGACTGCAgtacaataataacaaatacCAGTGCCCTTTGCTCAGTTATGCTACACTTTATGTTCTGCAGAGTGTCAGCTGTGGTTACTCCATTATTCCTacttcatcagcatcagcagctgcGACTTTCTCTTGTCCTCTAAAACGTCCAACTACTACTCGTAGTCTGATTATCGTCCATTGTGCCCACATTTAAGGATCTAGCTTGACAGCAGTTCTTACTGGCTGTATTTCTGCCATTAGTGCACACAAATGGGATATCTAAGGCTAAACCGAGATTTTCCACCCACGGTGCTGTTACACATACAGTCAGTCTCTGGTTGCCATTTAAGTACAACTTATCTGTCTTTGAAATGTAATACAAattatatttaatgtgtttttccaaaagagaaaaatattattttctgttgaaaCTGCCATTTATTCAAAAGTATACCACAATTTATTATAAAACAAATAACTTTTCTGTCTAACTTACCGCAATTAGTGGACACATAAAGCCCATCATATGTTTTTATTGAGCCTCTGAAACCACACACAGCGACCTGgaactgttttttattttctgctctgtctctgcagatccAAACAGGACGACTGTGAGCCAGCTGGATGGCGACACGCACAGCGCACAGTCAGCTCATCAGCATCTTCTTTCAGACTGAACCGTGAGTGGAAACAGCACTGATGCTTCCAGCAGCCCATGATTGAACTCTTTATTACAGAGCTGCGTGGTTACCAGCCCGAATGCTGACGTCCCTGATCAGACGGACCAGAGATcgagcaggaagtgaaaatggAGCTGTGGGGTGGACATTTTTTAAGAGCACTTAATGTGGACTGTGATGGTTCTGcccttttatttttaacattctACAAATTATGGAAGAGTCTGTTCACCAAGCCTGAAATAGtagatggatggagagaagcCAGTCAGGCCAACATCGCATCAACCAAGTCATCCATCAAAGAAAACACTAAGTTCTCCTTTTTAACTTCTCTGTTCTAGCAGTCCCTGAAGCCCACCCACCTGATATGTAGGAAGCCCCCCAAAAACAGGCCGAAACATATTTTAAAACACTGTTTGTTGCAGTTCAACACTGAGGAGGATCAGCTGCTTCCCCTTCATCTCTCAGCTGAACTGAGTCGCGCTCCAAACCCACCATACTTTTGTTTTTGAtctcaagctgttttttcttgactaattaaaatgaattttaatttcagttggCGTGCTCATTATTTTTGATCCGAGGTGACCGAAATCAGTGTGAGTAGGCATgacaacagagggaggaaaatcaTTTAAGGATCCCCTCCAGACACGAGATGTAAAAGCAACATAAAAGTTCAAAAGACCACttaaaaaatcttaaaataacATCTTCTCCCTCCAGAATTTATAAATATGCAAATCTAAAAGTGTCTTttagtgtcaaactctgcaaaTCCATCATTTTGCAAAGTGAAGGTCAAACAAGCATGTGAAgtaacaataagcaaaacacACTTTTGAGGAGAGGAGGACTTTAAATATTTGCTCCCTATAATGTCCAGAGAGATAAACGTCTATTTAGAAGCTGCATCAGCAGGTGTATTTTTATCATCCCGGTGCAGAAAAAGGgaggcagcagcacaatgagagAATCCAGCATGAAGAAAACTGTACAGAAATAAGAGTAAAGCTGCAAAACAACgtgtctgcaaaacaaaaatcttccattatgtgacaaaaacaattaaTGATACAAATATAGATTAATTCAAGTGAAAATCCACTAACAAGTACTAATGATTTtccatttcagacatttttttctgacttaaacaaatgagattaaataaaattaaactgcATATTTGGAAAAACTCCTCAGCTCATCTCCACCCATGTCAGAGAGTAGCATACTTTAGTATATTACAAATATAATTTAAGGAAATAAAAGTCATTGCAAGTACACCTTTACTTTGTGTActtaatttaaagtatgtttgacataCTTTCAAAAGTGTACTTCCAAATAGATATCTTGCTCTacttaaaaatacattacaagTACATAAAAAATGAACATACTGATTCTGCAGTACTTAAAGAAAGTACTTATAAAATGTGTATTTCTTCTAAATGTattaaagtgtacttttaaAAGTGTACTAAATCATAATAAAGTGTACTTACACTTAATTTCAAGTCCTTTGTAATACACCATTAGCATACTTGACTAAAGTGTACTTCACTTgattttaagtatatttaagtatatttaaatGCACTGGTGATATAACACAATTATACTGCAAGTGTATTTTTGGATgttcatgaatcctgattttcactggtgtactGCAGTACACTTACAGTTTGTAAAAAGTTGAAACATGCTAAAGTAACACTCAAGGACTACTTTTCGAACACTTAAGAATACTTGAAGGCAACAAAAATAGACTAAAGTGTACTTAGTTCATTCTTCAAAAAGTAGAATTTAAGTATAATATTTTTCACCTGTACTGTGCTGTACTGTAGACTTAGAAACAAtctgcatttcagaggaaaactATGCagagcagatgggaaaaaaaagacaggcaTAGAAATTATTCACTGAAAATTAACCCTCTCTAATTAATTCTCATAATTAAGAAAttatgtaaaaaatgtaaataaagatgtttttacatgtgttcTCAAAATctcatatttatatatattaacTAATAGGAAATAAATTGTTTATTGGACTACTATTACTAAATATTACATGCTATATTTGAACTAAACCTTCACCAAGTGTGCAGCCTCATTAAAAACAGTAAGACGGCCCTTTGTCGCCACCCAGCGGTGAATATGTGAGTTACAGCTCGGGCGCACTTCCGCTCCTGCGGTCATCGAGGAAGTTAAACCGATGGTTGAGACGCGACCTCTGCCAGCTTCGTCCGCGCTGTGGTCTCTCCGTAAACCTGTCAGATATCATCGTGCTTCCTCACGAAATCACCGTTCATCTGCCGGCATGGCGATGTCAACATTTCAGAAGGTGACCCTGGCGACGTGTCTCGTGCTGTGCGTCGCCCTGCTGCTCCCCAAAATGCTGTTATCGCGAGGGAGGAAGGATGCTGCTGAGCGGCCGGAGGGTGCGTCACCTTTCACggttcctctgtctctgttcgTTAAGATGTCTTCAGCTGCAGAATACGTGTTGAATCTTATATTCTTTCAGCTGTTGAGGTgtgataaaatgtttattttagctTTTCAAACCGCCGCGTGCATCACCGCTGTATTATCCTGCATGCACTTACATTTTCCTCCCTGAAGAGGGCGCCAAACACACCGtgacatctgttttgtttattattgttagaaATAGGAAACATTCGTCAGTTTATTAGGCACATCCTCATTAACTGACAGATATAAAACTGTGCAATTATTGATTTGCACGGGATGGAcagaataatagaaacacctgtcaTTGTAACTAAGAGTTGGTCAGCAGCATCATCACAAGCTGCAGCCTCCTAAAGGACcagaaacaaaaactgaacgCTATAATCTTCATGAAGATTATTGCAAGAATCTTAAATGGCATTTTATAGATACAATAAAAAGTTTTAATGAATAGAAAAATTGTCATATAtcagaaattttttttttagattttgagtTTGTTATCTTCTTGATTTGGTCAAGacattgtgaaaaatgtctgaaacagTTTTGTAAAGCCCGGCATATCAGTCCAGAGCCTAAACATATTCCTAACATGTCTTCCCGTCCCTGCAGGTCTAGGTCGCCTCCCTCCAATGATGCACCGTCAGATGGCCCCGGACGGTCGAGGCCAGAGAGCC
This sequence is a window from Chaetodon trifascialis isolate fChaTrf1 chromosome 10, fChaTrf1.hap1, whole genome shotgun sequence. Protein-coding genes within it:
- the LOC139338135 gene encoding rhombotin-1-like; translation: MVLDKEESVSLVSLQSREKPRGCAGCNRKIRDRFMLQALDRYWHEDCLKCACCDCRLGQVGSTLYTRANLILCRRDYLRLFGVTGNCAACSKLIPAFEMVMRARDNVYHLDCFACQLCRQRFCVGDKFFLKNNMILCQLDYEGGHLNGSTDRQPQ